AGGACCACCTGGAAATGGACAGACATCGAaaagcgactttattttactctatataattaaagagaTTTAGGATTTCATTACGtttctttaactttttatcttaAGACGttcgaataatatttaacaacacGAAATTATTATGGGTTCACACATAACATTCATGACATTAACTTGaagcaaaaaattattgcgtaagcgaataaaacatatttcctGCATTATAAAAATGCTCCAGATAACATGTTTAAGAGACATCCCGGCCGTGGGACTGCTGTATCGAAATATGACATGTACTAGCTTTTAACAATAGATGAGCTCGCGTGCATGTAATCTATGGGTTATGAAATATGTCTAGACTTGCTGAACTAGTTGGTTTTTACTGCTCTATTGATATATCatgattcaatttaattttattgattttcagTGTTATTGTACTGACGGCAGACccaattgtgttttttttaatttttttccatttttaatgtgtatatttttatttatttttctttatgtgtacttttatgtcatataaaaGGTGTTTTCtatctttgttatttaaaaatatttttagttagtACTTTCTTACTGTTCAAGAATTATTAGACattgtactaatattataagcacgAAAGTTAGAATGtttggatgtatgtttgttcctCTTTCACGTTAATGTAGCTAATCGgatatgtatgaaattttgtacagagatagatgATTGTCTGGATAAGCTATTCttatataggctacttttgaTCCGGATGCCACGCGAGTGAAGCTGCCAGATTACGCTTATTCAATCTATGACTGATTAATtctatatcctactatatataatatataatattataaatgtgaaagtttataaggatgtgtgtgtgtttgatgttctttcacgcaataactactgatccgattgcaatgaaatttggtaggtagatagctagacaactgcaataacatataggctttttatcccgatattcgtacgggatacgcacttacgcgggttaaaccgcggaacgcagctagtattcttaTAAATCTGTAATCGTTTATTTGCTATATTgattcaataacattttattgaatggctattttgtttactgaaacaggaaaatgttttgataactGTTTCgctaattatgatatttccaagaattgtttttgttaacaaaatatttgaccatatattattatatcttatgtAATCTACTTAAACTTAAATAgtcaaaatatgtttatagtttattttaaaataaattttatctcgATCGCTAGGTTAttgttaaacaataaaataaaacataattcgttactaaaaaagtgtaataaaaatcctATACTAACCTATTTACAAATAGCATTTATATATGTTGagtattaaatagtttttacgtCGATTTGTTATCTGTGGACCCTTCTTCACCgagtatttgaatatttctcaCCTGCTTCCTTGGCGCGGCTGTGGTTAGTTCAGTGGCGGGCGCCGGTGTCGGAATATAGTCAGGGTTTATCGCTAATATCAGCATTTTCAACAGCAAGGCTTCCCTCACTTCCACCGGCAGGTATTCAGGCTCTTCTATATTATTCGACGCTGAGGCAACTGTATCGTAAGGCCGATATCTCCGCCGGGGCACGTAGCGTTGACTCTCGTACTGGTTCTCGTAATTCTGGTTAGAGTATTCTTGTCTGTATTCATAGTCGTATCTGTCGTCATCGTATCGCCGTTGGTAGTCATCTTGTCTGTACTGCGTGTACGGATTCGGCATCAGCTGATCCATCAGCGCTTGCAGCCGATTCTGTCGTAGCATCAGAATATGTAACAAGCGTCGGAAATCCCGCGTGCTCACTGGAGCCGTGATGGCATGCATCTCTTCGTATGGATCGTACCGCTGGACGGGCTGGCGATATGGGTTCACGAAGCGCGCTTGGTACCCGGGTATAGGCACTCCCCTTTCATCTACTGGAATGGGGATCAGACGTACTGGTCTCACCTCGTATGGCACCGTCGCTGGATCGTGAACGGTTGCTTTCTGGGTATTGTCCTTTATGCGCGGCTCAAGTACTTTATCCTCGTATTCATATTGGAGAAAGGGCCGCGTGTTGCCGATGGGTATTGGAGCTCCTGGGTTGTCGCGTAAGTACTGATCAGTACGAAAGTGAACAGTCGCCGGTCTGCGGTACACAGGCTGGTTATAGTACCTTTCAGGGTGGTCTCTAGGGTTAATATGAATCACTGGTACTGGATTCGACGTTACTACGTTGTGATGATCGTACGATATCCTGCCTGTGTTTGCTTCTATGTTGGTTTCTTGGTGCTGTAATGGCACCTCTTGATATTCTTGTTGTATTTTCTGCCTTGCATGTAGCACGGGGTTTATTTGTATCAACCTCGGACGGGCGGTGGTTGTTGTGAATAACGGCCTTATAGTTCCGTGTGATAAATGCCCGCCATATACATCGGTGGAGTCATCACCCATGGATTGCTGCAGACTCACCATATGATGATTATGACTGGTGCTCGATAGCTGGCGACGTATTCCATTAGATTTAACTTCAGGTTCCTTTTCTGTCACTTCTTCATATACCGGTTTTAAAGTTACAGGTGGTTTTGATGTCGATTTAGATATTTGGTCATCTGCCACTGAAGCCGAAATCGGATTTGATATCTGTGTCACAGGTTTCACATCTTCTTTTCTGTACGCGTGTACATTTGCTGTAGTCTCTTGTGGTTTTATCTTTTCAGTGGTCGTTTCAACAGTCGCTGGCCTTGTGGAAGAGACGGGTCTTCTTCTTGGTATCGGTTGAATTACAGTCCCTCTCGTTGTAGCACTACTCCGTGTTGGATACACAACAGTTGCAAGCGGCCTCCTGGTTGTAGACGAGACGGTTTTATTCATTCGCACCACCATCGCTGGCGTAGTTGGAGTTGTTGTCACAGGAATAGGCGTACTCTCACCATTAGATGTATATGTCACACGTTTGATTTCACCATCCTCAGCGATATACCCAAACGTGCCTTTAACATTCCCCAGCACATCCCTACTTTCGATCTTAAACGTTCCATCATTCGCTTCGTAACCAATAGTGTAAGATCCATCTTCATTCAGCCGTCGAATCTGCTTCACAATTTCCACTTTAGATGGATCACCAGTTTCGCTGGCCTTGAGAATTTCTGTCGTTGAGTTCGACGGTGGTTCGATCTTAGTGTCATTTTTGTTTTCCGCGAGCGGTATAGCGATATTTGTTGTAACGCATGTGAGTAGTATGAGGAGGATCATCTCGGTAGGACGTCGGCAGCCACATGACGGCTCTACGGCGTCGGCCGCGAACACTGCTCccctatataaaatataatgcccCACTCGTATCCCAAGCGTGCGAACGTCTTACGCAAATAATGCTATTGTTGTCACTACATTATCTAAAGCGGGAAATCTTTTTTCTATGCGGTGCTGTAAGGTCCCAATTGTTTAATTGTCCATTCCGTGCGTACGCCGTAAATAGTATTGAAGCATTCTTTTGCGTATCTGAATTCATCATTCATGTGTtgttagttaaatattattaggtGTGCAATTCTAATTGCTCGATTGTATGAGTTACAGTTCTCACGGTATGGGTTCAATGCCAGTTTTAATAACTAGCTTTCAGTCCAGACGATATTAAGTTCGCCTTTCCTAAGTGCTTGGATTAATTCTAGTGTTACTAATTCGAAATGGGTAGCACACAAAGGGCATTAATGTTCTGAGAATTTCCTTAATTTGGAACCCTTTGTGTCTAATTCGCTAGTGCTATAATTTGATTCAGATTTGCACAATAATGACTGGTATAATGTGGGAACTGTAATTTGTCGGATTAAGATACCAGTGAAGCGTTGAACACTAATTTTAAAGAACTACCCGAGGAGTATTAGTCCGTAGAAACTGGCGTGAAGCGtgtaaatgtatgaaatggTCATGTTCCCACTATTACATGTAAAGTTACAAAATTGTGAGGTGACAGTAGGCATCTATCTAACTATTTTAACGATTTGCGCATGGTATCCGCGAGGCGGGAGGTGACCTGTACATCAGACTTCTATAGAGTCTATTTCAAGCACCAGCCTCAACACGCTATTCACTACagtattataatcattatttttttagttactCAGGTATAGAAATGATGTAATcttatgaaaacaattttcaaacaCGATCAAATAACTACTacagaattttcaaaattaatctaAATTGCGAAAACAGAccgttattttcaaattagaccctgaaaatatttatacgccATCTAGTGGTAGATCGCAGAACTCCGTTTGTTAAATGTACTTATATGGTACATTTTTCCTTTCACTTAACACAACTACTTTAATGAGTAGTCTCAGTAGAAATAATACATCATAGAGTGCTCTGTAGTCAATATTTTCAAAGCCTCAGATTTAAATTCTTAcagataacatttaattatacgtCGCCTGATTTCCCTAAAATGGCAACCCCTGCTCCCACTGAGGACGGCTTCTGCCAAATTAAACAGTTATTTCGCATTATAATTAGCAAGCATTATTCTAAAAGAATTATTCACATTATTCTAAATTGACAAAGAATATGTAATAGGTacgtatttgaaaatattgaataaatatccATGTGATCATTTCAAATGCAAtgcaatatcatttatatgtctaatttaatctatttcaCAACGACAAATAGGGAAATCAAAAGAAAATCTTTTGATTCTTTATGTGACcataatcacactatcacgctaatattataaatgtgaaattttatttgtttggacgTTTGTCTGacaatcacgctaaaactactgaatggattttaatgaaatttgatattggTTAGGTAACATGGTATGAGCGGACTTGGgtgatataatactttttatcccgattaaactCCCTTGGGattaaacaggaatcttgatatccgggcctAGCctggacgagcgtctagtcctactaactaatattataaatgcgaaagtttgtaaggatgtgtgagtgtttgttgctctttcacgcaaaaactacttaaccgattgcaatgaaatttggtacgtagacagctggacaattggaataacatataggcaactttttatggcgacattcttacgggatacgaacttacgcaggtgaaaacACGGAGCGCAGCTAGCCTGTAATAGAGTTAAAGTATATCATTTgcatctgtttatttattaccctcttcaaatattattatttgaatcacAACCATACTGGCAATATTTATGGCGGATCAATCATTGCACCACAGGGATTATAATCCCAATACTCAAAGCACTAAATAGTTAATATGCATAATCATAATTAGCGAAACTCCCCATGGGATTTATGCAATAATACAACTTTCAATCATATATAGGCAATAGATACCTAAGCTGGAGGGCactatgaatttttttgatGCTAACAACTTTTaaagtgatatttttaaagatatgaaATGGGTCGGTATTAGTTTTTACACCAGTAGTTCCGCCCGCATAATCTAAGAACATTTTGCACTGGGATTCAAgtaaaaagtatgtaaaaatTCTCTAATCTTTTAACTGTCTGCAGACAGAAACCATATCGGAATCACTCCGTTGCAAAGAAAGacaaaaatgttcaaaaatgTATCGACACGAGGCGAtgcttttatatt
Above is a genomic segment from Zerene cesonia ecotype Mississippi chromosome 19, Zerene_cesonia_1.1, whole genome shotgun sequence containing:
- the LOC119834386 gene encoding uncharacterized protein LOC119834386, which encodes MILLILLTCVTTNIAIPLAENKNDTKIEPPSNSTTEILKASETGDPSKVEIVKQIRRLNEDGSYTIGYEANDGTFKIESRDVLGNVKGTFGYIAEDGEIKRVTYTSNGESTPIPVTTTPTTPAMVVRMNKTVSSTTRRPLATVVYPTRSSATTRGTVIQPIPRRRPVSSTRPATVETTTEKIKPQETTANVHAYRKEDVKPVTQISNPISASVADDQISKSTSKPPVTLKPVYEEVTEKEPEVKSNGIRRQLSSTSHNHHMVSLQQSMGDDSTDVYGGHLSHGTIRPLFTTTTARPRLIQINPVLHARQKIQQEYQEVPLQHQETNIEANTGRISYDHHNVVTSNPVPVIHINPRDHPERYYNQPVYRRPATVHFRTDQYLRDNPGAPIPIGNTRPFLQYEYEDKVLEPRIKDNTQKATVHDPATVPYEVRPVRLIPIPVDERGVPIPGYQARFVNPYRQPVQRYDPYEEMHAITAPVSTRDFRRLLHILMLRQNRLQALMDQLMPNPYTQYRQDDYQRRYDDDRYDYEYRQEYSNQNYENQYESQRYVPRRRYRPYDTVASASNNIEEPEYLPVEVREALLLKMLILAINPDYIPTPAPATELTTAAPRKQVRNIQILGEEGSTDNKST